CAATACGATGAAATTCAACTTCAAGCTCAATAATACTTGGTCAGAAAGGAACCAATCTTGGAATTAAGAAGATTAGCGATTCTGGCATGCTCAGCAGGGTGGCAAATAGCAAAGGTGCGGCAGTTCGTCAACTAGACCAAAGGATTAGTCAACTGCCATAAAAGCAACCCGCATTTCTATTGATCTACCATACATCAATCGAAATATACATATTATGTACCTCTAGAAAAATGCAACTCTATATATTTACATAGCAGGTTATAGATAACACATCAGAGCCAAGAAGATGAGATGGCAAGATCGAGGTTCAGGTCAAGGTTCAGATCAGCGGAAGCCTCAGGGCGGCGGTGGCCACTAGCCCCTTGACCCCTTGCCGGCACGACGGCCTCCTCAGTGGTCGTGCTCGAGATGTCAGTGTCACTACTCgcgacctcctcctcccaccGGCCAACCGATAGCGTCAGGTCACACCCCACCGCTGCCCGCTGCTGCTTCTGACACATCTTGCCATTAGCGTGATGTGACCAGCCAGTCGCCTACAACAATGTACATGGTTAATTAGCCATGTCAAGAAGATTAACATATGACAATCACTaccaatgtctttcttcattgcTATATTTGATGTCTTGACTGGCTCTTGACATTCCTAGTAGCACATTCTAGCTAGAAGCTTCATCTTTGTTTGAAAACATATATAGCACATGCATGTATAGTGGATGGTAAGTAAGAAAGACAATTAATTTGAGTAATATTTGCTTCCTCTAGATTTGTTGATATGTTAACTTTTAATGGTTGGTTTGCGTATAAGTATAAGTTAATTCATGCTTGTCTCTAGCTTTTTTATTGATAAGTATGACTCATTACTATAGAAAAGATATCAATTACATCTGATCTCCGCATCAACATGACGCCAAGAGCTAGTCAAGACATCAGGAAAGATGTACAACAATAATCCTAGACGCACGGAAAAATACAGGTATCTAAACGCTAattaaacccccccccccccccccacacacacacctaTTTTCATGGGGGTGGGCCCTGCCTCCCTCCTAATCTCCTATCAAAAACTACCACCTAATTACAATCCTTGAATCCGTAAGAACCAGTCCGTGTGAGTACATTACTCGATGTACACAATCAAATTAACTAACGAAAACACTTTATGCTAAAAAAAACTAACGAAAACACTTGATAACTACTACTAGTTCCCCCTACCTTCTCTGGTGTATTTAGCATGCCGGAGGAGTTCCATTGCAGCCGCCCTCTACTCTGCTCCCAGCTCCTGAAAACCTCCTCGATGGACGGTCTGTGCAATGAGATAATAGCTAGCATGTTTAATAAACTCAATCATACAAGCGTATAAAAATTAATTAAAAGCGGAATTGATGATCCAATTCTTGGTAGTACTCACAATTGGCACGGCGGTAACATCGAGTGGTGGCCGCGACCAAACACAGCGTAAGAGGGAATGTCGATCCTGTCTGAAGCCGATGTTGCCGTGATGTGCCCATCGACGCAGTGATCTTGACAACGATTCACTGATGCATGGGGTGgattgctgctgccgctgccgctAGAGCTTGATCTGTACATCTGGAGATGGCTTTTGATGTGAGATATGCTGACTCCCTTTGTGCCCATCAGCTGAAGAATTCGCTTTGGTGTTGCCTCTGCGCAGACATGATGTGTGAACATAATTGATGTTAGCACCAGTTCATCGACCGGCCGTGAAGAAATGAACTAAAAATTGGTACTCTTGGTTACGTTGTGACGAGAGCACCGATGAATGGCAAATAAAGGATGTACGCAATATACAAACTGTAGAAAAGATTGATCAAAATCATGATGAGTGGTGTTTTATTTTTGCAAAATGGCAGGTTCGCTGTCACTTATTGCCAAAGTCAGCCAATAATAAAGGAGAGattagagagagacagagagatcaAGCACGCGGTTGTGAGCGAGCATCAATTTGATGGAACGGCGGGAGTATCATTTTTCATCATGCATGCATATCATGTGGGACTTTCTTTGTTTCCTTTCTGCCATGAACTTGAACCAACTCCGGCCTAATTAACCTACCGCACGACTAAAGCAATAGCTACCCTTTAAATCGATCCATACCGTGAAATATCCACAATTTTTGACAGGTCGGTCGTCCGGCAGTGCAAATCGATGAGATCATCAATGTTCATGCATATCATCCATGCATGCAACTGTGCAATTAGGATGCACCGTCAAAAAATAAAAACGTGTGAGAAGCAAGCAAGAAGCAAGAACTGACCGTCCTGGCCGCCGAGGCAGTCGACGGCCTCGATGAACTGCCGGTGAAGCTCCTCCGTCCAACGCATCCGTGGCTCATCCGACCGGTTGTACTGCCGGACGCCCCTCCTCTCAAATCCTCTCATGCTTTTATCGTCCTCCCCCTGCAGCTAAGCTATCTGGCCTTCAACTCGATCCTCCGATCAATCACAAACCCAAGTTCCAATATATatgtagagagagagagagagagagagagagagagagagagagagagagagagagagttttgGTTTGGCCAAACAATGATGAACTCGAAGCTCAGGTACTACTTTAAAAGTACAAGCGTACTATATATGCACCTAGGAGCCATTGCCAATTTCCGCGATGAATGGAATGTGCAAGGGAGAAAGAGAGAGAAGAGGCTGACTTTGCTGACCTAGTCCAGTCAAACATCCATGCTCACATAACTTGCTCTCAGAAAGGTAGATACCTAGAGAACAGAGGCCGGGAAGAATCAAGAGGAACAAGCCTAAATTCGAGAAAACGTTGGCCTGTCCACGTACGAGAGACATCAAAATTCTTTCACATATATAAGCTGTATTTATCACATATATATGCGTCAACCCATCAAGCTCAGACTTAATTGATTTGTCTGGGTCTCTTCCCTGCACAGTGTGACAGGCATATATGTGAACAGTTCGCCCGTTTGACAAACTAACCAAGACGTTGTCCACTTCGTATGTGAGATTCAAGCTTGTTCAACGTCTCAGCATTCatctcaaaaaagaaaagaaaacgtCTCAGCATTTATTTTCTGTCACACTCTCCGTCGCTAGGTTTGACAAACTTACTCAAGAAAACTatagtactccatccgtcccaaaataagtgacccgactttgtactaactttatacggaggaagtatatagCAACATTCGCATGGCCTATGCTTGTTGAGATGTCGATACATACGTACGTACAGTTGACTGCGTTCGATAGACTTAAATCAGTCAGAGAAGTAGGACATCAGGCTAGCTAGCTGAAATATATGTCTAAAGTCAATTCAACTCTCTGACATGCCATGCATGGATTTCCCCAGGGCAATGGGAAACCAAACGCATGTAGTGAATGTGAATATGTATATATGGCCATTGCTGGCATGGCTGTGTGAAAGCATGTGGAAACGTATATGTTCTCGTTTTAGAAAATTCTATTTCAAGAAGTTTATAGAGTTCAAGTTGCTAACTCAATTTGTTGCCTTGTGTTGATTGGAGAAAGAGATGGCTAGCTAGACAAAAAAATTTAACTTTTGACCAACTATACGAGGCGCACATACATAGATATGACTTGGCAAATTAGGTTACATAATTATGCCGTTCGGATAGTTCCAAGGATTTGTCCAAAAAAAAGTCCCAAGGATCAGATCGATACAAAGTTCTCCTCTTCCCACGGGAATTTATCGACCAACAGTTTATATATATGTGGCGGCCATTGGAACCTTGCAGGTAGGATAAAACACCATCAAGTCAAGGTAGCAGTTTGTGATTACCTATCCACCTAGCAATCTAGTGACGTCGCTATCAGAGAAAATGAAGCATTATCTACATATGGGAAATGAACCGTGGACTTTCGGATCACATTCTTAGAGCAGGGAAAAGGAGAAAAAAGTTCCATCTGTCCATATCTCAATCAACAAATCCAGATTCACGGATGCCTTACCAGTTCAGTTTAGATTATACATAGGGACAATGACGCGGCCTTTTGAAATCCTTTCCCTAGGTAGCTATAGCTGTACCTGGAATGCTAGTGGTACTTTTACACATCAAAAGTAATTAATCCGCGAGAATGTGTCATAGTGCATTTTTTCACTCTTTGATCGTTAGTCCAGAACTTTAGATTACcctaaaataaaaaagaaataaaagtaCATAAAAGTTCTAAGAATTCTGTaaaatacatacatatatgaTGATTTATCTCATAAGATACATGTCTATGCTTATTACGGGGTGACTTatataattttaaaattttgctTACCCAATATAACAACTTGCGCTCTGTAGAATAGTCAAGTTTGTGTTGCTTTTCAATGTTGTTTACGCCCTTCTCTCTCATAATGATTAAATATGAGAGTATTTTACAGGTTAAAAATATAGAGAAAAAACTATTTTGCACACAGAATTGTTGTGCTTGTTCTAACTTGAACCCCAAACTATGAAATTGACTAAATTAAACCTTGAATTTTCTAAACTTATTAAATGAACCGTAGTTATGTTTCAAAATATGATTTTGTATTTCAAGACTTTCAAAAATATGAAAACAAAAATCATGGATGTAAAGAGTGTTATGAAATGATATCCGCAAAAAATCATGAGAAAATACAACTACCCGTATCGTGTGTAAAAATTACAAGAGAGATTCATTTAACTTCCGTAATTCTTGGATGGAACATAGATGATCAAGTTAGTTGATGTTTCTCACATTTTATTACTTTGTAGCATTCTCCACTGTCCACACATGTGAATCATTTCATATGTTGTGAGATCTTAGAATATGAAACCACTATTCAAACCTCAACCAAGTTATTTAGGGTGGTTTTGTATCTTTGGAATTTCAGAAGAAATCTAAATATCATGAACATGAGGGATGCTATGTACGGACCAAGAACCAGCAGGACGAATTTATTTATCTCTATATATTTTTGCACATGACACACATATTTATATTTTTATGGAATTGTATATGTTATGCATCCCTAGCATTTATACAACTATGGATTTTTCCATAGCGCTCGACATAGCATGCCACAGGTATTTTGTTAAATATATTAAACATAATTAATAAATGAacatttgttgaagtgccttttGTTTCCTCCCAGGTCATCTAGACAACCCAAAATTTAACTAAATAATTTGTAATTCACGAAAAACAAAATAATTTAGTTAATTACTCTACACATACACTTCATCTCCTAATATCTGTGTATATGCTAGAAATCTTTGGGATGGATTATAAATAGTAAAACTTTGGTTAACAACATATTACTATTGCCGGTATGTAGAATATTCAAGTTTGTGTTGCCTTTTCCAAGTTCTCTATATGTCTTCCTCTGTTGCACAATGGAAAAATATGAGAATGTTTTACATGTTAAATTATAGTGCAAAGTCTATTTTAACCATTTGACCATTGTGCATGGTCTAACTTCAACCCTAATCCATGAAAATGTCTAAATTGATCCTTAAACTATCTAAAATGTTTAAAATGGTCCTATATTTAATTTGAATAATGATTTTGTATGTTTGGCTTCAAAATGAAAAACTTCATGAATCGAGGGAATGCTACGAAATGATAACCTTCAAAAATCATTAAAAATAAACTATTTATGTCATGTAAGAAATGAGGAGAGACAACCATTTACTTGGCTTTTCGTCTATATATGATCTTGGTTACTATTGATACTTATCATGTTTGACCGTTAGAGCATTCAGTCTTGAATTGTTTCATGTGTTTAGGGAATCTTAGAATATGGAACCACCGTCCAAACCTTAAACCAGTCAATTGGAGTTGGTTTCGCATCTTCGAgaagttttagaaaaaatatgaAATGCTATAGATGGAGAACCTGCAAAAATCAACCAAAAAGAATGTCGATTTACCTTTTGTATTAAAAAGATCAAGAGGAATTTATTTTATCTCTAGATGTTCTTGCATATGACATGAAATTGTGCAGGTTGATTGATTAAAAATGTCTTCACACCCTATGTAGTTAATTTAATTTATTATAAACATAGTCAAGCTGAGCTAGCTAGGCTGTTCCACCACGATGTGTGATCCATAACCGTCTGATATGGCTTATAGACACACCAGATCGTTAAGTCATCCGGCAAAGCGTCCCCCAACCTCTACTAATTGAAAAAGGGCCATTGCTCCAGACTATTCTCAGAGCCTTCTCCTGAACCAGGGCCATGAGACCATGAGGAAATTGAGGCCTTTGGAACTTGGATCGAGAGTGTACCTTGATGTTCCCGCGAGTTGTGTTCGTCTCCATGCTTTTCAGCTTCTGCTGCTCTATCTGGAGTGCCATTTGTCGGGGgagtaagtctgacagtagaatagggggtacgtaggaggaggcaagatcctagctacgatgaggttgtgcatgcaagatttacgagttcaggcccttcgcggagaaagtaacaaccctacgtctcagTGCCCGGAGGCCtggtcgattggattatgcgtgaagttacagggggtgcgaacccttgtgccagcggagggggtggcttatatagagtgcgccaggaccccagccagcccacgttacaaggggttcaatgtacattaaggtgagacgttactggtaacgcctaTAATAAAgacatataaatgatcattaagactacggagtgaacgcctgaccgttgccatcctgaatgactttagatcttctgtattTCGAGTGGTTTCTGGtatggtcgaatggaattgggttgTCCGAGTGGAATTGTTGGTCGAGTGGGTTGTACTCTGAGGTGATTTCAGTCGGTAGACGTTGCTGTACTTTGAATGCCTTTGActgtagggcagtgtccttgggaagggtgtcTAGGTCAAGCCCATTACCCTACCCTAGatacatgtcatcgtcattatCCCCCGAATGGGTCGAGGTCCGAGTGGAGGAGGAGTTGAAGATGGTTCCGACCCGGTTCCTATGCTTCGGAGGCATTTTACCTGGGTCGGCAAACCATGCTGGAACTTCAACTTTactttcagtcgccttgatccattcagAGTTCGTCGAGTGAACTTATACTGATATGCTTTGAGTGTTGGAGTAGTATGAAATCTTTGGCGCGATTGGTTGCACTGCTGTTCCCGGATCTCACGGGATTCAAAATTTGGGGAAGCGCGCGGGGAGGAGGGCACCGCAGTAAATGGAACGGATTGAGCAGAGACGCCTCGATCTTTGCGCCCCCTTTTTCGCCATGTACCAagcgcgcgactgttgcgggatttgacaggatcgctTGTGCCCACAAGTCAGGCACTCGGAAGCAGGCCTATATAAGGCGTCGGGGCCAATGTATTCTGCACAGTGCGCCCcattccccttcttcctcctctgcttctccatCGCGTTCGCTCcaccctcgacgccgccgccccatCCGTGCGCAGTCTGCTGCGATGGGAAAGGACAAGACGGTGGCCCTGGAGCgtgcgaagaaggcgacggcggcggcgaaaGGCAAGAAGACGTGTCAGGGGGTCGTCGTCGAGGGCCGGCCTGCCGcccggctggatccagggcgactggatccGGTCCATGATCTCGAAGGAGGATCTGGAGGATCTGGTCGAAGGGGGCTTGATCGCCCATGGATCTTGGAGGCTACCGGGCAACGAGACCGAGCCGCAGGCGCAGGAGGGTGAGTGTGTCCTCCTCGTGACTCATGTTGACCGCGGTTTGTCTTTGCCCCCTCATCCGTTTTTCCGGGGTTTCTTGAAATTTTTCGGAGCCCAACTTCATCACTTTCCCCCCAACACCATCATATATCTCGCTGCATTTGTTTCCATGTCTGAGAATTTCCTGGGTTGTCGACCGCATTGGGGTCTCTTCAAACACATCTTTACTTGCCATTCCCAGTCTGTGAAAAAGGCTAATCCGGGTGATGAGAGGACGCACGTGATCCAGATGTGCGGAGGTCCAGGGATTCAGATGAGGGGTAGGAGTACTTTTCCAGCTATGACTCTTCCTGATTCAGttagagggtggcagtcgacttgGTTTTACTGTGAGGACCAACCGACTCCTGGTCAGTCGACTGGTCTTCCTCCCTTCTCCATGGAGCGGGTCCAGCAGCCCTCTTCCTTGAAAGTGACTCCAGCAGAGAAAACAGAGGTGAACATGTTGGTTGAACGAGTAGTCCAATTAGTCCATGATGGTGTGACCGGCATGGATTTGCTGGAGGTGTTTCTCAGTCGACGCATCCAGCCACTCCAGGCTCGCGATCATCCtatgtggatgtactcgggtaTTGATGACACCACTCGGATTCACCCGGAGGAAGTCACCGAGGAGACGGTGGACCAGTGGTTGCAGGGCATCACAGGTAACAAAGACAACCCCAGGGGGTCCAGGAGAATTCAACCACTCGACTCCTCCAATGAACCAGACAAGGTTTGACCTTTATTGCCGAGTGTCTTTTGTTCTGATTTGTAACTGTCTTTGAACCTGACTGATACTTGTTCAATTCTTTGCCTCGTAGATCTATactgagatgtactcgatgcccaacgAAGAGCAAGATCATGAAGGAGAGGCGGGCGGTGGTGATAGCGCCGACTGGAAATCTGATgacgaagaagaggaagaaaatgAAGATTCAAGCAGCGGCGAGGAGGTCGACTCCCCATCTCGCTCTGAAAGACGCTCCAAGCAGACCCATGACCCAGCAAGTGTCCGTGGGAAAGTGGCTGAGCCGAGTACGCAGATTTCGAAGCGCACTCAGACGTCTTCCCCCGTTCCGACTGAAAAGGCCCCGAAGCAGCTCAAGGTTGCGCCCTCAAAGCCTCGGAAGGCCCTGCCTAAGATCAAGGTTAACGTTCCCGTTGCCTCTGCGTAAGTGCTTTGTTTTCACCCTTTGCTTAGGGACTCTTATACTTGTTGCCGATTCATTCTCCTGCCTGACCGAGTGAGTTCTGAAACTTGCAGTGCTGCTACTTCTGGGACTTCCATGGACATTTACAAGGATGGAGATGACGAGGAAACTGAAGATGCAGCCACTTCTAAAGCAGGTATGACTCTGCAAATTTGTCTTTATCTTGTCGATTGATCTGTCGGTCAACTGAACTTTATGATTGAATTATTTGCAGTGCCGCAAAACGTCATTGAATTACCAGACGACGACGAAGATGTGCCCCAGAAGACCACAGGGAGGAAAAGCAAGACTTCGAGCAGGAGGGTGCCTGCCAGCAAGGTGCCCCAGTCGACACCGGCTACAGAATCAGTGATCCAGCGATCCGGAGATCCGATTCAGGCTTCCGTTTCTTTTGCCCCTCCTGTGTCGACTGCTCATCCTTCGGCGTCGACCGCTCAAGTCCCTGCTTCGTCCATGCAACCTCATGCATCGGATCCTCTGACAGCTTCAACTGTTCCACCAGCTTCACTCTTCACTGTCCATCCTGCCCCAGAGGACCAGGTAAGCGCTGCTAAGGAAGCTATACGCCAGGCAGGCcttatgatggagcagatgaaggtggtGCGTGAGGCCAGCCAGGCTGCTTATGATGTCAGTTCAGCCCTCCAGGCCAacgtccaggttagttgatttctGACTGATCTTCGGCTTGACTCTTGCTAGGATACGGTACTTGGAAACTGCTTTTTTATTATTCGTAAGATGTTCGTGGATGAGTGTCTTGAAACCTTTAATGTGCATCTATCATGAGTCTGCAccttgcatctgtacacccactgggtgtttaaACTTTTGCTGTATAATTCTTTCACTTGAGTCGAACATGTCATGTCGAGTGTATCTTTGAATCAGTGGGGGCAcgcagagtgcacccactgggtgtagtccccgagaccgccgtcgaatgtttgattcggcgggggTCTTTATCAAAAATATCTCTTTACAGTTCTTCCACTCGGCCTAGACCGGTCGTGCCGAGTGGGATtcggaccagtgggggcacgccaagtgcacccactgggtgtagtccccgagaccgcggtcgactgcgggcagtcggccGTGGTCTGAGAACAAGTATTGCCACACACTTCTTTTTTTAACCACGTCGAGTGGAAAGCAGAACCAGTGGGGGTGCGCCAAGTGCACCCAtcgggtgtagtccctgagactattgttgaatgtttgattcgacagtagtcttagaactcttttTGCTGTAATGACCTGGACTTGTATCTTTTTCGCTCGGAAGCAGTTGATCTTTCTCAGTCGATTGACGTGTCTTATTCATGgattgcagaaatcttgtgactTCGGGGTCCAGTTCACTAACTTGGAGCAGAAACAAATTCagctcaaccttgatctggaactGGCCAAGCAAAATCTTCAGAAAGCTAAAGATGAAGCAACTGCTATGGGAGGTAACCACTTGTCGACTGTTTGCTTTGCCAGCTTTACTTTTTGccttttgaaccgagtgactccactcgaatATATGTGCGTAATGAAAACAGACAACTCCAAGCTCgactgaagaatgttatttctttagagaaaatgaagcaagCGCTGGAGCAGAAGGACCTCGACCTCGCTGCTGCACAAAAAACGGCGCGGGAGAAAACCGAACTTGCCGacaagaagctggcttcagtcggcaagttgaAAGAAGAAAACACCAAACTGAAGACTGGCATCAGTGAAGCCAACAAGGAAGTCGTGCAGTTGAAGAAAGACAAGGTGACTCTGACTGACAAAGTTGGCGATCTCACTCGGAAGAAGGACGAGCTGGAGGTTTATCTGGGAGGACTCGCCAAGAAGCTGTTACTTATGCTTGAAGGTACCTTTCCTTGTCCGACTGATTTGCAGTTTGTCGACTCGTCATATAGCTGTCGACTCACCACTTCACTGTGTGTGCAGAATTCTGCCaaaacttcgaggaagagactgggcgCATTGAGACGAacttggaccccatcaactcccCTGTTAAGGACGAAactgccatgaacgtgctccgagTGGAATCTCGTCCTGCCAACGCCATGGACTACCTTGCGTGACTGAAGGTGGAGGTGTCGCGGATTGACACGGCGCTCTGGCCAAGGGTGACATTTTAGAACGATCttgagtctctgatgactcgacttaatGAGATCCCTGGTagtgcaggaatggaagaagtcatctgcccgatgtggtgctgatgtggctctgtctctggttcgcgtccattgcaaggaggccaaggaagaGAAACTAGCAGCGCTCAAGGTGGCTAATACCAAGAAGCTGGACTTCtagtccttcatggagaccttcatcgaAGCAGCCACCTGTATTGCGGGCGGGATCGATTTGGAcgagttcgtcgagcctgccagccctcctcccacggagtgaacaaactttaaaCCTTgattaaatttgcctcggaatgccgagtgattttgtaaccatTAAACTCTTTCGGGCCTGATGCCTGAGCACTTTTATCTGCGGTTCTGAACCTTGCAAGATTTATCTAAACTTGGTTCTTCTTTGAATACGGTTTCTTTGGCTTTACTGCTTCCGAATCTTCTAAATCCGAGTGGAACTCGTCACTTCACTCGGAACAGATATTTGTACTTGTGATGCAGCTTTGAGGAGAGGTTTGTagacgacctgcacctcgtcgtccttgcggatcgggatggagcgtacattgtacttatggcgcagctctAAGGAGAGGGTCGCagacgacctgcacctcgtcgtccctGCGGATCGgtatggagcgtacgttgtacttatgatgcagctctgaggagaggGTCGCAGatgacctgcacctcatcgtccttgcggatcgggatggagcgtacgttgtgcTTATGACGCAGCTCGGAGCGTGTGGCCAAGTCCCCGAGCGAGAGGATTGCTCTTTACTCGGAATGtgttttaaacttaggcgagtacgagactgcagctaagcccccgaggattgctcatcactcggtaggattttttaaacttaggcgagtacgagactgcagctaagcccccgagtgagagggttgctcttcactcggtaggatttttttaaacttaggcgagtacgagactgcagctaagcccccaagtgagagggttgctcttcacttggtaggattttttaaactgaGGCGGGtacgagactgcagctaagcccccgagt
This sequence is a window from Aegilops tauschii subsp. strangulata cultivar AL8/78 chromosome 7, Aet v6.0, whole genome shotgun sequence. Protein-coding genes within it:
- the LOC109764491 gene encoding myb family transcription factor MPH1: MRGFERRGVRQYNRSDEPRMRWTEELHRQFIEAVDCLGGQDEATPKRILQLMGTKGVSISHIKSHLQMYRSSSSGSGSSNPPHASVNRCQDHCVDGHITATSASDRIDIPSYAVFGRGHHSMLPPCQLPSIEEVFRSWEQSRGRLQWNSSGMLNTPEKATGWSHHANGKMCQKQQRAAVGCDLTLSVGRWEEEVASSDTDISSTTTEEAVVPARGQGASGHRRPEASADLNLDLNLDLAISSSWL